In the Hermetia illucens chromosome 1, iHerIll2.2.curated.20191125, whole genome shotgun sequence genome, tactgctaattgaataatgcgcaatccgttatcattggtatcctatgtaagctataggagccgacgtatctcctgaatacaggctccttccctacttgactgttgaaatctccaagtatgattttgaaatcatatctgggacaggcttcgagggttcgttctactgtctcgtagatggtatcctcctccgactctgcagtctcctctgaaggggcgtgaacttttatgagacttatatttctaaacttgcctcgcaaacgcagagtgcatagcccttcgtttatattttcaaaagcgATAACAgacggtttcattttttggctgactaagaaacctactccgagcacatagtttactggatggccgctataatatatagtatagcggctcttctccaggaaaccggtccctgtccttcgcatctcttgcatcgctgttacatcagccttatattgagacagggtatcggctagctactcagcagcattcggtctgtacatcCTTACGGCACTTGCAAACTAATCCGAACCTTCGACTCCAATGGATGGACATCCTCGGAACGGAAACCACTATTCTGTGTGAAATAAGCTCCAAGCCACGACACCATTTTCCAGTCGAATTCAGAAAAAGCATCTTCGACAGCCTTTATGGGCTCAGCCACCCCGACATCCGAACTACTCGAAAACTTGTTTCTCAACGCTACTTCTGGCCAAACATGAATCACGATATTGGAGAATGGTGCCAACGGGTGTGCCGACCACTGGCACCGATCCCTGAAAAGCGGTATCATAACCAAGTCCGCAGTGAACTCGACCCTTGCCCAAAGTTCTATTAGGCCTTCATTCCCCGCCGAATTGGTCTACGGCACTGACTTGCGGCTTTCAAATACGACATCGACGAAGGTATAAATAACATTTGTCAACAGGCATGCCTCTCGGATCACTGCCGAGTCCActctgtggaatatcatgtacaatggAGTCTTAGGCCTGCCCTTACCGAAGGCTCTTGTCTGCGCCGCCGATATTACCGTGATAGTAGTGGCAACGCACTTCCTCGAAATGTAGGTAGCAACACATGCGGGACTAGTACTCGGGGATCACAAAACGGAAGTCATCCTAATAACAGCCCGAAAAATCCTGGAATACATCGGGACATGAGTTGGAAACCAGACGACAAGAAGGAAGAAGGCAACCAAACAACTGGGGGTAATGCTCATGACCGGATGGcgtagtggttagagcgctaggctgtcgaaCAGAAggtgcggttcaaatctcactgccaccaatcGACTTAGCTccgaatgagtacctaagtcaaatcagggtaataatcttgggcgaagCCAACACTGACAATCCAATTatcatagattgttgcgccaacgattattattattgctaatACTCGATACTCGACTAAGATTTAAGGTGCACGAAGGATATGCTTAGAAAATGGCATCAGTATTACAGGCAGCACTCTCCCAAATGATACCAAATATCGGGGACCTACAAGCATCAGCAGAATATTGCTTCGTCAAGTCATTAGCTCGGTCTTGCTCTACGCCACTTCTCTATGGATTACATCATAAACAACGTGGTATATCAGAAAAAGCATGTCGTGGTCATTCAGGCAGCCGCGGCCGGTTTGTTGCCGGTAGCTGTGTTAACTCAAGAGATGTAATGAAAGATGTTAACCAAAAACAACGAGTGAAGGGCAAAATCAGTGGTTAGATGACAGACCCAGTAGAATAGCTAAACGAAAGGCCGACGAACACAAAAATTGATTCTAATAGTCGATAAGTGAGTTAATCGTCGCCATTGAGATTTAAGTTACCAATTATTTCAGATACTATCTGGTCATGGTGGCTACATCCAGGTACTTATATAGGTTTGGCAACGACAAGAAGACGCAGAGCATGCAATTTTCTTATGCAGGTAGTTCGTGACGTGGAGAACCAACATTCGGAATGTGCAGTGGATCACATGCTACAATCGGAACATGAAATGAGGTGGCATTTAGAACAAACGTACAAAGGGAATGGCTTGCTATAGCCACGCACTTAGCAACATACTAGCTCATGGGCCCGAAAGTAATTGCTAATGACAGTTCCGCGAAGTGATTGGTGTTCTACCTGCCGGTCCACGGTTCGTATATCGTGTACGTCAGCAGTTTCCGCTAACACCGTTAAAACATTCCGCATCCGTggctacacaaaaaaaaaacagataaacTCTCTCCCAAGCAAAATCGCTGAGTCTCTATTTTGCACTGCGTCTGGCTGTAAAAGTTGGATTCATGGGGTTTATAGTTGGCATCCACCTAGCAAAATATGCACCACTGAACTCCGAATTTAAATAAGCTTCGTAGAGAAGCTTCGATTACCGGAATAAGATGGGAGAGACCCAAATTCTCTTATAAATAGCCACCTCAGTAGAATTTTCTCCAGGGCGTTTATCTTCGAACAAGACCACAGTCTAGTGGATCGTCCTTGCTGATAAAAACAACACTGTGAAGCCCATCCTCTCATAAACAGCGCATCTGCTCGCGGTCGGCTAATTAGCGTTTACCCTGTTTCTATTCAAAGTAAAGTCTACAAAACATTCAGCTCATTTCCGCAGATGTGCATAAAAACTTCGGAAGAATAGTTTCCTTAATTGTTCCGGAAGTATTTCAATCTTTCTATTCAAGCATACAAATTGGAGTCTAAGGCTTTTAAGAAAAGTGGAAATCTACCAATGGAGTAAATGAAACTCCATAAAAACATTTACTTCAAGAATCGAGAAAATACAATTTAGACCTAATATTCCAATAAACTGTGGATATAAATTCAATTCTAATGTATTCCTTAGATATGCCTTCTAATCATCCATCGGCTCTGGAATATCTCCTATGTCATTTAGCACTGGACCAGCTGGGACGTCGTTCTTGCCGTCACTTTTCTTTCCGATTATATCCACAACAAAATTCAGACCATGTCCTCTCTGAGATTTGAAATTAATCTCTACGGATTTAAATCCAGGACCACCCCTCAGTAAAGTTGCGTACCCGCCTTCACCATCAGTGCTCTGATCATAACAACGAACGCTGGTTATAACGTAACCATCCtgtgaaataaaatttggatAAAAATGCAATcgttctatggggtttttgtcCGAAATATTACCTTGCCAGAATATTCCAAAACTTTTTGAACCTTCCTCAAGAATTTAGATCCCATCTTAACAAAACTACGGGTCAACCGGACATCACCTTCACCAGCGACGCCCCAAACAACGTTATGTTTTTGGCTGGATTCTCCGGAGACTAGCGCTGCCAAAATGACTACAGCAAAAATTATAAGAAGTTTCATGTTGTTTAAATTAAGCAGCTTCTCCGTTGAACTTTACTTAACTATTGAATGTTACTGGTATTTTCAAAAGCGTTTATATACTGACTGAATAGCTGATAAGATCTATGTTATAAAATTTAGGgttttggagaaagtgagccGTACAGGTAAAACAAACCAGCactcaaaaattgaaattaaaataataaaaactccaATATAAGTGCAAGTGCAGTACCACTTTTGGCCCATGACCCTAAACGAGAAGGAAAGAGTAGTTTTCACATTCAATAGTACAAGTGTTCTATCTCATTTTGCATATCCTATTAGGTGGGCCCAATCACTGACTGAAGAAACTACTCACGCTGtcgaaacattttctttttcttcagttattttcccgttcaaaagcagggtcggctcgtcatgaccggttgcatcattttgttctatcaaagaccAGATCTgcatgcagtcgcgaggctatCAAATCACCATACAGCGTATCataccaccgttgtttcgtccGCCCTTTTGATTGCTTACCATAGATTTCGAtgcttagaccaatcttggcgagtgaatttccGTTAGAgcgaattacatgactataCCATGGAAGACACCTCGCTTGCAattgtgacgccactagtccaacgcaacatcttcgtcttccttACCGcgggacgccgttcattgtcttttatggtcgaccaacactgagaaccatagagggcaactagacggacaacattgcggtaaattttagatttggcatAAGTTGTGAAATGGCACAATTCAGGTTGTGTAAAGCAatctcataacgcagttctccattggctgataatattgacccgaaatatttaaatcgctcaattctgggcaggtcaatgccactgacagtgaaCTGTATCTGTTCcatttgatttaatttgagACCTTAtcgcatgaagcgatcattccatatttggacaagttgcaagggatcatttttgctattagactaggaaaacatcgtctgcCTATAGCAATGTACAGGTTGGTGGACATTCGATTCGCTCGCCACCCTTATTGCCCTTTgtcttttcatccacatgaccattaaggtcgcctgcaatgatgatataatcatCAATAAGCACGTTGCAAGTCTTTGCATcgtgaagttgccagaaggcatgttTCCTGGCATCAGATCAACCTCCCTGTGATGCGTACGTGGTGAAGTAGTGAATAGTACGTGATATAATGGTCAGCTTCATCTGCCGATTATCAAATCGTAATTTCCACTAAGGGTGAGACATATATTTGTTTTACTCGGACTAACTACTCACGCCCTAACGTCGTCCATgcttcaagaacccttgcccatttctcgacatggGTGTAACAAACGGTCGTAAAACTTTTTGTTCGAATTTATTAAATGTTTCAAGTAGTCTATTCAAATCTTTGTAGGGCTCGCCACAGAACGTACACTCTTCTGCATTGATATACGTAGTTCTAAGATGGCCTACTCCGCAGCTGTTGTGGAGCAAGGGATTGCACAGCATTGCGTTTCATATTATGCGACCTACCTACTATCACTTTTGTATTTTAATCAAAACCATCACCAGTATTTGACCCGTTCGCCGACGTAGTTCTTCTTTCGAAATTATCTTATCATCAAGTACCCGATTAAATTTCATtgac is a window encoding:
- the LOC119661710 gene encoding probable salivary secreted peptide, translated to MKLLIIFAVVILAALVSGESSQKHNVVWGVAGEGDVRLTRSFVKMGSKFLRKVQKVLEYSGKDGYVITSVRCYDQSTDGEGGYATLLRGGPGFKSVEINFKSQRGHGLNFVVDIIGKKSDGKNDVPAGPVLNDIGDIPEPMDD